Below is a window of Rhea pennata isolate bPtePen1 chromosome 2, bPtePen1.pri, whole genome shotgun sequence DNA.
AGATTCTGGTATTTGTTTACTTCCTTTTGTTAAATGAGTagaaaattttcaagaaaactaATTTCTGTGGATGTTGCAGCAGTATGTAGGAAGTACCATGAGGTACAAGAAGTACaatattcacaaagaaaaaggaagggggagATGAGCAAGGAGATGATGGGTTTTTGTGGTGTCTTCCAGCAGTATTTGGTTTACTTGATTTGTAATTGTTCATTGATATACTAAAAAAGTTTCCTTTAATTGCTTTAATTCGgatttaaaatatcataaattattttgagaTAAGTTTATGTAAACCACCACAAATTCCTGACTTAGTTGTCACTGTTCTTGGAGCTACAACTCTAACTCCTCTTAAAGCATCTTCTACTCCAGTAAGGGAGAATGTAATTCACTTTTATGGCTGTTGTTTTAGGAAGgtctgtgattaaaaaaaaaaaaaaaaaaaaaagcccaaactaCTGCAATTTGGAGTAAGTGTAGTCTGTCCTTTTAAAGATGTACTGGGGATTTATGTACTTACTTCAGATTAGTGGTAATAGGAGCTACCTGAATAATTCCTCTGGTGCACTAATAGGATGGGATAATAGATCATTCAGTGATGCCTTTCactttgcctattttttttttaatggaaacaaaattgGGATTATCGCTTATAGTATAAAgaacttttcttcctctccataGGTGTGCTTTTAAGAAGAGTATTGACCATGAGGAAACGCACATGTTAGGCTGTTTTTACTAATcctactgaagaaaatgaagctatatttcagctttgcagagcCTTTTCCCATCACTGTTGGCTGAATGAGAAATGGTCGTGAGATTATGCTGACATCCCAGCATGCATTTGGTAGACCTGTGGTTAACGCGTTCCCTCTCCATGTGTCTGCTCTTACAAAGTTTTGTCCTCATGATACTGTGCTTTCATTCTGCCAGTATGTGCCCAAAAGGCTGCCTTTGTTCTCACTCGGGAGGTTTAAACGTCAGCTGTAGCAATGCAAACCTCAAGGAAATACCCAGAGATCTTCCTCCAGAAACAGTCTTACTTTATTTGGACTCCAATCAGATAACCTCTATCCCCAATGAAATTTTTAAGGACTTGCATCAACTGAGAGTCCTCAATTTATCAAAAAATGGGATTGAATTTATAGATGAACATGCCTTTAAAGGGGTGGCAGAAACCTTGCAGACTCTGGATTTGTCTGACAACCGGATTCAAAGCGTGCACAAAAATGCTTTCAACAACTTAAAGGCCAGAGCCAGAATTGCAAACAACCCTTGGCACTGTG
It encodes the following:
- the LRRC3B gene encoding leucine-rich repeat-containing protein 3B is translated as MHLVDLWLTRSLSMCLLLQSFVLMILCFHSASMCPKGCLCSHSGGLNVSCSNANLKEIPRDLPPETVLLYLDSNQITSIPNEIFKDLHQLRVLNLSKNGIEFIDEHAFKGVAETLQTLDLSDNRIQSVHKNAFNNLKARARIANNPWHCDCTLQQVLRSMASNHETANNVICKTSVLDEHAGRPFLNAANDADLCNLPKKTTDYAMLVTMFGWFTMVISYVVYYVRQNQEDARRHLEYLKSLPSRQKKPDEADDISTVV